The DNA region AAAAGCGTCGTCCTGGAAGTCGCGGGCCGCGTCCGACAGAGGCTGGAGGTCTCCTCGGTCCTCGTCGCCATCGGCGTCGAGCCCAACATCGACGACAGCGTGGCTCCCGGTGTCGAGTTGGAGCGCGCCGGAGGTTTCCTCAAGGTCGACGCCCGCTACGAAACTTCCTATCCCGGCGTCTTCGCCGCCGGCGACCTCATCGGCCCTCCGCTCCTAGCCCACGTCGCCTTCCGGGAAGGCTTGGAAGCGGTCGAAGGCATCTTCGTCCCCGGAAAGGTTCCCACCCGCGTCGAGTTCTTCCCTTCCTGCGTCTATTGCCAACCGCAAGTCGCGATGCTCGGCCTGACCGAGGAGCAGGCGCGCGAGCAAAAGCTGGCATTCCGGATCGGACGTTACCCGTATACCGCCAACGGCAAAGCGATGGCTTCCGGAGATTCGGCCGGCTTCGTCAAGATTCTTTTTGCCGAGCCGCACGGCGAAATTCTCGGAGCCCACATCCTCGGCGCGGAGGCAAGCGAGCTCATCGCCGAGCTTTCCGTCGCGATCGCCTGCGAAGGAACGTCGGCCGAATTGCACGAAGCGATTCATCCGCATCCGACCCTTTCCGAAATGATCGGAGAGGCCGCCCTGGTCGCCGAAAACCGGCCGTTGCATATTTAGCGTGAATCTCGCTTGCAAGGGTTCTCCTCCGGAGCCGGGAAATCCCGCCTCCGATGATCGTCGAACCGCCGCGGAAGTGCGTCCCGCACACAGAGAGGCTTGCTTCCCGCCCGCAATGCTGGCTAAATGAAATCTCCTTCGGGCGCTAGGCGGCCGAAAGCGGGTCGGAGGGGCGGCCTCGGCCAGGGGGGGCGTCGAGGATGCGGTCCCAGGATAGGGCGCATCGCGAATCCGGGCGGGTGCTCCGGAGCGGTCGGAAGCGCCATCAAGCGAACGGAGAGAGTGGACAGCGTTCTGCCGGGTAACAGGGTTGCCTCGGGCTCGCAGACGATTCGGAGTGAAACTTCTGGAAAATTGGAGGAAGCAATGAGCGAGAAGATCGGTTTTGTGGGAGTCGGACGCATGGGGGCCAACATGGCCCGCTGTCTGCACGATAAGAAATTCAATGTCACCGCGGTTTACGACGTCCGGGCGGAATCGGCCCGGGAGCTGGCGCCCGAAATCGGCGCCACCGCCTGCTCGACGCTCGCCCAAGTATCCGAGCTGGCCGACATCATCTTCACAGTGGTCACCGATGATAAAGCGCAGCTGGCCGTCTTCGAGTCGCCCGAGGACAACCTCCTCAAGGGCAAGCCCGCCGGAAAGATCTTCATCAACTGCGCGACCGTCAGCCCGAAGGTCCACGTCGAGGTGGAAAAGCTCGTGGAGCAAGTCGGCGCTTCGAGCCTGGAGGGCTGCATGGCCTCGAGCATCCCGCAAGCCCGGGAAGGAAAGCTCTATCTGATGGTCGGCGGCAAGGAAGCTGTCTTCCAGAAGGTCAAACCGATCCTCGAGGCGCTGAGCGTCGCGCTCACCTACGTCGGAGGCGCCGGGAAGGCGGCCCAGGTCAAGGCCTTGGTGAACATGGTCATGAACATCAACACCCTCGCTCTGGCGGAGGGATTAGGCTTAGGCCACGCGCTCGGCCTCGATCTGAACATGCTCCGCAACGTCTTCAGCCAGACCGGGGCGGCTTCCCGGGTTCTGCAAACCGACGGCGAGGACATGCAGAACCGCGAGCATAGCTGCTTCTTCTCCGCCGAGCATGCCGCCAAGGACTCGGGGATCGCCTTGGCTCTCGCGCGGGAGATCGGCCTCCATCTTGCGCTCGCCGACGCGACCAAGTGCCAATACGATCGCTTGGTCAAGCTCGGCTGCGGCCAGCTTGACAAGTCGGCGATCTCCGAGCTCACCTTCCTCGACCGGAGAGCCCGCGAGGTTCCCCTCTAGCCGGGAGCAGCCGGCATGGTCGGCGTTCCGGCCTCGGGCGAAAGGGGCCGGAAGGACGGAGATGGCCTTCCCGGGCGGGAAGGCCATCTTGTTTTCCTCTCACTCCGTCGGAGCCCTCCCGCCCGCTTCGGCCTCGTACAGGCGATCGGTCTTCGCGGCCATGATGAAGTCGTTGCGGTGCAAGCCGCGAATCTTGTGGGTCCACCAGCTCACCGTCACTTTCCCCCACTCGACTAGCAGGGCCGGATGGTGCCCCTCCTGCTCCGCCAGCTCGCCGACCCGCCGTGCGAAGCGCATCGCTTCGGCGAAATCGGGAAAGAGGAAGGCTCTTTCCAGGATCGGGATCCCGTCTCTCTGCTCGATCCGCCATTCCGGGACCTCGTGCCGCATCGTCTCGATTTCGGCGTCGGTCAGCCTTGGGGCGTCCTTTCGACAGGCGGTACAGCGCTCATCGGTCAGCGTCGTTTTCATGCGACAAGCTACGCGGGCGCCGTCCGCTGCGCAAACAATCCCGGGAACGGGCGCCGCCTACTCCAAGCCGAAGACGACAAGCTCGCCTCCCGGGGTCGTCGAACCCGGGAGCCCGGAGTCATACGCCGCTCCCGAAGCGCCCATGGCCCCCTGCCGATCGCCCCTGGGCAGATCGAGGGCGGCCGGCAGTCCGAACCAGCCGCCGACCCCGGAATAGACAGCGACATATTCCTTGTTGTCGGGACCGAGAAAGGCGATCGGGCTGCCCACGATGCCCGAGCCGAGCTTCTGCTGCCATAAGAGGACGCCGGTGCGCGCATCGACCGCCTTGAACCAGCCGTCGAGAGTCCCATAGAAGACCAGGCCGCCGGCGGTGGCCAGAGCGCCGCTGCAAACCGGGAATCTTTCCTGGAGTTCCCAGGCGCGCCTCCCTTTCACCGGGTCCCAGGCGATGAACTCGCCGTAATATTTGTCCCGCCCCTCATGACCGGAGTAGATCGTTAGGTTGGCTCCGATGTAGGGGAGTCCCAAAACATAGCGGGCCTCCGTGGCCTCGATGTCCATGCAGAGGTTGTTCGTCCCGAGGTAGAAAAGATGGGTCTGCGGCGCGTAGGCCGCCGGCTGCTGATTCTTCCCGCCCATGGCCGAGGGGCAGACTCCTTTGATGTCGATTCCAGCCTTCGCCCTCTTCTCCGGAACTTCGATCGGCCGGTCATCCCCGCGGTTGATCCCCTTGGCCCAGTTCACGTATACGAAAGGGGCCGCCGAGAGCACCTCTCCGGTCGCGCGGTCTAGCGTGTAGGCAAAGCCGTTCTTGTCGAAGTGGACGGCGCATCGGCGCACGCCTTCCCCGATCCGCAGGTCGACCAGGACGAGCTCGCTGGTGCCATCGTAGCCCCATGAGTCCCAAGGAGTCATCTGATAGGCCCACCGGGCCATCCCCGTAGCCGGCCGGCGGCCCCAGAGGGTGCAGGCCCACTTGTTGTCTCCGCCTTTTCTTTCGTCGGGGTTCCAGGAGCCCGGGTTGCCGGACCCGTAGTAGAAGAGGTCGAGCCCCGGGTCGTAGCTGAACCAACCCCACGTCGTCCCTCCGCCCAACTTCCACTGCTCCCCGGGCCAGGAACGGGTGCCCTCACCCGGCCCGCCGTGGCGCGGGCATTCCTTGTTGAAATCGCGCTCGAGCAGGATATCGTCGTCTGGCCCTTGACTATAGGCCACCCAGCGAGCCTTGCCGGTGTTGATGTCGTAGGCGTTGACGCGACCCCGGACGCCGAACTCGCCCCCGGAGATCCCGACTAGCACCATGTCCTTGATGACAATGGGGGCTCCGGTGATCGTCTCCCCGCGACCGATTTCGCCCTGCTTCACCTTCCATATCTCGTCGCCGGTGTGCGCGTCCAGGGCGATCAGCTGCCCGTCCAGGGTGCCCAGAAAGATCTTCCCCATCCCGTAGGCGACTCCCCGGTTGACGGTGTCGTAACAGGCCTCCGTGATCGCCCCCGGCTTTTGCGCCGGGGTGTACTTCCACAAGATCGCGTATGGCTTTCGGGCCAGGTCCAGGGCGTAGACCGTGTTCGGGAAAGGCGAGTGCACATACATGGTGCTGCCGACGACAAGCGGCCCGCCCTCATGGCCCCGGAGAGCGCCGGTGCAAAAGCTCCAGGCAACGTGCAGCCGTTCGACCGTTCTCGTGTTGATCTGGTCAAGCTCGCTGTACCGCGTGGCCGCGTAATTCTTGCCCGCCATCGGCCATTGACCGGGATCCGCCCCCAGCCGAACCAGCTCCTCGTTGGCCCGCGACCGGGACGGCGTAGCCAAAAGGACGATCACAGGGTATACCCAGATCGTCCGAAGGCCACGTCCATGGTTCCCCTTCCTCTCCGTCGTCCGCCGTTCGACTCCCATCCGCGCTCCTCTCCCGCTCCTGCTCGCCGTTTTCGGCCGGCGGCGTGCCGCGACCTCCGCCCGCCTCCCCGGCTCCTTCCGTGCTTCCTCCCGGCGAGCCGGGCCTCTCTTCCGGGAAAAAACTGAGCGCATTTTATCCGGCAGCAGGCACATGCCCATGAAGTTTTTTCCACAGCCGGCCCCTTTTCGATCCGCCGCCTTCCGGATGCTCTTCTTCGGACAAGCCGCTTCCTTCGTCGGCAGCTGGGTCCAGAACGTAGGGCAAGGATGGCTTGTCTACCAGATGACCGGCTCGCCATTTTGGTTGGGTCTTTTCGGTTTCGCCGGCTCCCTTCCCCTGCTCCTCTTTTCCTTGCCCGCCGGAGCCTTGGCGGATCGGTTTGCGCGCAAGCGGATCGTGATCCTCGCCCAAACCGCGGCTCTCTTTCTGGCTTCCAGCCTCGGCCTGCTCGCCTTCCTCCACCTCCTCTCTCTCCCGGCTCTCGCCCTTATCGTCTTCGGCCTGGGCCTGGCCGGCTCCTTCGAGCTTCCCGCCCGGCAAGCCCTCTTCCTCGACGTCGCCCCGGACGGAGAGATCCGCGCCGCCGTCGCTTGGAACTCGGTGCTCTTCAACGGAGCCCGTCTGATCGGCCCCGCCATCGCCGCCTACGTGATCCCCTGGCTGGGCGTGGCCGCCTGCTTCTGGATCAACGCGCTTTCCTACCTGATCTCCCTCGCCTGCCTTTTCCGTGTTTCCTCTCCGCCTCGAGGCTCGCCGGACAAACCGGTGCTCCCCTCTTTTGGCGAAGCCTTCCGCTACCTCACCGCAAGGAAGCCCCTCCTCGGTCAAGCCTGCCTGATCGGCCTCGTCACGATCTTCGGCTGGTCCTACACCGTGCTGCTCCCCTTTTTCGCCGAAAGCCTTCTCCATAGCGGCCCCAAGGGCCTCGGGCTGCTGATTTCCGCCAACGGAGCCGGATCCCTCGTAGGCGGACTGGCCGCGGCCGGGCTCGTGCGCAGGTTTCCGCTGCCCCGGCTCGTTTTCGTCGGCCTCGGCCTCTTCCTCCTCTCCGCCGCCTCCTTTGCAGTCTCCCGCTTGTTTTTCCTCTCGATGGCGCTGCTCGCGCTGGCGGGCTCGGGGCTGGTCATCTT from Methylacidimicrobium sp. AP8 includes:
- a CDS encoding PQQ-dependent dehydrogenase, methanol/ethanol family, encoding MGVERRTTERKGNHGRGLRTIWVYPVIVLLATPSRSRANEELVRLGADPGQWPMAGKNYAATRYSELDQINTRTVERLHVAWSFCTGALRGHEGGPLVVGSTMYVHSPFPNTVYALDLARKPYAILWKYTPAQKPGAITEACYDTVNRGVAYGMGKIFLGTLDGQLIALDAHTGDEIWKVKQGEIGRGETITGAPIVIKDMVLVGISGGEFGVRGRVNAYDINTGKARWVAYSQGPDDDILLERDFNKECPRHGGPGEGTRSWPGEQWKLGGGTTWGWFSYDPGLDLFYYGSGNPGSWNPDERKGGDNKWACTLWGRRPATGMARWAYQMTPWDSWGYDGTSELVLVDLRIGEGVRRCAVHFDKNGFAYTLDRATGEVLSAAPFVYVNWAKGINRGDDRPIEVPEKRAKAGIDIKGVCPSAMGGKNQQPAAYAPQTHLFYLGTNNLCMDIEATEARYVLGLPYIGANLTIYSGHEGRDKYYGEFIAWDPVKGRRAWELQERFPVCSGALATAGGLVFYGTLDGWFKAVDARTGVLLWQQKLGSGIVGSPIAFLGPDNKEYVAVYSGVGGWFGLPAALDLPRGDRQGAMGASGAAYDSGLPGSTTPGGELVVFGLE
- a CDS encoding 4a-hydroxytetrahydrobiopterin dehydratase codes for the protein MKTTLTDERCTACRKDAPRLTDAEIETMRHEVPEWRIEQRDGIPILERAFLFPDFAEAMRFARRVGELAEQEGHHPALLVEWGKVTVSWWTHKIRGLHRNDFIMAAKTDRLYEAEAGGRAPTE
- a CDS encoding MFS transporter yields the protein MKFFPQPAPFRSAAFRMLFFGQAASFVGSWVQNVGQGWLVYQMTGSPFWLGLFGFAGSLPLLLFSLPAGALADRFARKRIVILAQTAALFLASSLGLLAFLHLLSLPALALIVFGLGLAGSFELPARQALFLDVAPDGEIRAAVAWNSVLFNGARLIGPAIAAYVIPWLGVAACFWINALSYLISLACLFRVSSPPRGSPDKPVLPSFGEAFRYLTARKPLLGQACLIGLVTIFGWSYTVLLPFFAESLLHSGPKGLGLLISANGAGSLVGGLAAAGLVRRFPLPRLVFVGLGLFLLSAASFAVSRLFFLSMALLALAGSGLVIFLSAGNAFLQEQTAPELRGRVVGVSAFLFQGLFPVGSLFAALASRLWGAPAAVLIGTGLCGLGALGVAAWSFRCPCGSRASARRE
- a CDS encoding NAD(P)-dependent oxidoreductase gives rise to the protein MKSPSGARRPKAGRRGGLGQGGRRGCGPRIGRIANPGGCSGAVGSAIKRTERVDSVLPGNRVASGSQTIRSETSGKLEEAMSEKIGFVGVGRMGANMARCLHDKKFNVTAVYDVRAESARELAPEIGATACSTLAQVSELADIIFTVVTDDKAQLAVFESPEDNLLKGKPAGKIFINCATVSPKVHVEVEKLVEQVGASSLEGCMASSIPQAREGKLYLMVGGKEAVFQKVKPILEALSVALTYVGGAGKAAQVKALVNMVMNINTLALAEGLGLGHALGLDLNMLRNVFSQTGAASRVLQTDGEDMQNREHSCFFSAEHAAKDSGIALALAREIGLHLALADATKCQYDRLVKLGCGQLDKSAISELTFLDRRAREVPL